One genomic region from Spirulina subsalsa PCC 9445 encodes:
- a CDS encoding low-complexity tail membrane protein produces MASFRSEPYLWIHFAGLAVLPLFLLLVWLGLAVGDPILPYWLELTVVAAVGIIPILWMQWTRPFDIFSLLLVAVRPQQLTEEQRRILRLLKGVKTRMLTVGGALLMVWLLWQLYALTPLAASSALFPPGWHALGVLVAIGGFLAANLFLLIPLSVVGVWLTGGTAFAQTPPYEVENIRRDFLVLGFPVASILPRSLLEAREREAGEQGDVIVAPEVDIPPAEGSSEEVMTDSTSEGEISPDEAESDDSLMASEVEDEAVGEIKSDDSLVASEVEDEAVGEIKSDDSLVASEVEDEAVGEIKSDDSLVASEVEDEAVGEIKSDDSLVASEVEDEAVGEIKSDDSLVASEVEDEAVGEIKSDDSLVASEVEDEAVGEIKSDDSTEKP; encoded by the coding sequence ATGGCTTCTTTTCGCTCAGAACCTTACTTATGGATTCATTTTGCAGGTTTAGCCGTCCTGCCCCTGTTTCTACTTCTAGTGTGGCTGGGGTTGGCGGTAGGAGATCCCATTCTCCCCTATTGGTTAGAGTTAACTGTTGTGGCAGCCGTGGGGATTATCCCCATCCTCTGGATGCAGTGGACTCGACCTTTTGATATTTTTAGCCTGTTGCTGGTGGCTGTGCGTCCTCAACAACTCACGGAAGAACAACGGCGGATTTTACGCCTGTTGAAAGGGGTTAAAACTCGCATGTTGACGGTAGGAGGAGCGTTGTTGATGGTGTGGCTGCTCTGGCAACTGTACGCTTTAACCCCTCTGGCGGCTTCGAGTGCGCTATTTCCCCCCGGTTGGCACGCTTTGGGGGTGTTGGTGGCAATAGGGGGCTTTTTGGCTGCCAATCTGTTTTTACTGATTCCCCTGAGTGTGGTGGGGGTTTGGTTAACGGGGGGAACGGCTTTTGCTCAAACGCCTCCCTATGAGGTGGAAAATATTCGTCGGGATTTCTTGGTTTTGGGTTTCCCAGTGGCTAGTATTTTACCCCGTTCTTTACTGGAAGCACGGGAGAGGGAAGCTGGGGAGCAAGGGGATGTGATTGTGGCTCCAGAGGTGGATATTCCGCCTGCTGAGGGGTCAAGTGAGGAGGTGATGACTGATAGTACATCTGAGGGGGAAATTAGTCCTGATGAGGCAGAGAGTGATGATTCTCTGATGGCTTCTGAAGTGGAAGATGAGGCTGTTGGGGAAATCAAGAGTGATGATTCTCTGGTGGCTTCTGAAGTGGAAGATGAGGCTGTTGGGGAAATCAAGAGTGATGATTCTCTGGTGGCTTCTGAAGTGGAAGATGAGGCTGTTGGGGAAATCAAGAGTGATGATTCTCTGGTGGCTTCTGAAGTGGAAGATGAGGCTGTTGGGGAAATCAAGAGTGATGATTCTCTAGTGGCTTCTGAAGTGGAAGATGAGGCTGTTGGGGAAATCAAGAGTGATGATTCTCTGGTGGCTTCTGAAGTGGAAGATGAGGCTGTTGGGGAAATCAAGAGTGATGATTCTCTAGTGGCTTCTGAAGTGGAAGATGAGGCTGTTGGGGAAATCAAGAGTGATGATTCAACGGAGAAACCTTAA
- the nusA gene encoding transcription termination factor NusA produces MSLVNLPGLKQMIVEISDLHRLPESAVRDALREALLKGYERYRRAQQMEKKQMYAEDYFDNFEVELDTDEEGFRILSTKIIVDEIENTDHHIALKEVQEVTSEAQIGDSVVLDVTPDQKEFGRMAAIQTKQVLLQKLRDQQRKMIQEEFQELEGTVLQARVLRFERQSVVMAVSSGYGKPEVEAELPKREQLPNDNYRSGATFKVWLKKVRDGVHRGPQLIVSRAAAGLVVDLFATEVPEIEDEVVRIVAVAREANPPSRHVGPRTKIAVDTLERDVDPVGACIGARGSRIQAVVNELRGEKIDAIRWSPDPATYIANALSPAMVDQVLLVDTEERQALVLVPENQLSLAIGKEGQNVRLAARLTGWKIDIKDTARYQSEQGNLPPVAATPATDEEGTEEKFSESATPLTEEE; encoded by the coding sequence ATGTCCCTGGTAAATTTGCCCGGTCTAAAGCAAATGATTGTCGAAATTAGTGATCTGCACCGCCTACCGGAATCTGCGGTGCGGGATGCCCTGCGAGAAGCCTTACTGAAAGGCTATGAGCGCTATCGCAGAGCGCAACAAATGGAGAAGAAACAAATGTATGCTGAGGACTACTTCGATAATTTTGAAGTGGAACTCGATACAGACGAGGAAGGATTTCGCATTCTCTCCACCAAAATTATTGTGGATGAGATTGAAAATACCGATCATCACATTGCCTTAAAAGAAGTCCAAGAAGTTACTTCCGAAGCCCAAATTGGGGACTCTGTGGTATTGGATGTTACCCCCGACCAGAAAGAATTTGGCCGGATGGCCGCCATTCAAACCAAACAGGTGCTGTTGCAAAAGTTGCGCGACCAGCAACGGAAAATGATTCAGGAAGAGTTCCAAGAATTAGAAGGGACGGTTTTACAGGCGCGAGTGTTACGCTTTGAACGGCAATCCGTGGTGATGGCTGTCAGTAGTGGCTACGGTAAACCAGAAGTTGAGGCCGAGTTACCGAAACGGGAACAACTACCCAATGATAATTATCGCTCTGGGGCGACATTTAAAGTCTGGTTGAAAAAGGTGCGGGATGGTGTCCATCGGGGACCGCAATTAATTGTCTCCCGGGCGGCCGCGGGTCTAGTGGTGGATTTGTTTGCTACGGAAGTCCCGGAAATTGAGGATGAGGTGGTGCGTATTGTGGCCGTCGCCCGAGAAGCTAATCCGCCCTCCCGTCATGTGGGGCCACGCACGAAAATTGCGGTCGATACCCTCGAACGCGATGTAGACCCTGTGGGGGCTTGTATTGGGGCGAGAGGGTCCCGCATTCAGGCCGTGGTCAACGAATTGCGGGGGGAAAAAATTGACGCCATTCGCTGGTCGCCTGACCCGGCTACCTATATCGCTAATGCCTTGAGTCCGGCAATGGTTGATCAAGTTTTACTGGTGGATACGGAGGAACGTCAGGCCTTGGTTTTAGTGCCGGAAAATCAACTGAGTCTCGCCATTGGCAAGGAAGGGCAAAATGTGCGCCTAGCGGCTCGTTTAACGGGCTGGAAGATTGATATTAAGGATACAGCCCGTTATCAATCGGAACAGGGGAATTTGCCCCCCGTAGCGGCTACTCCTGCGACGGATGAGGAAGGCACGGAGGAGAAATTCTCCGAAAGTGCAACACCCCTGACCGAAGAGGAATAA
- the infB gene encoding translation initiation factor IF-2, which translates to MNNGKTRIYELSKELNLENRDILNICEQLNIAVKSHSSTITESQVERIRAASKRYKSGQMGNKQSSHPATNSGGTSNPKPKGPRKPQIRGIVKHAEETGEVSSANGSPTLTPPPSRQGMNKVSSQVSSEEESSPLVKPPARPNPKVQAPVKPAASSEAVQPPAEVEAPDLLSPPPRPQPPQKNKLEVRPVLKRNRKGEGEEKEKAPVAAPAVKGESPKIGETEVKPPKLQKPQKPKPPKALKPDGKGKDVVVKDLNDEEPDSETAEEVIEEETLLAPPERPQPKLKRPPSRSKRRDWEEEEEETEETAKASKSGKASKTSKTSAKPKRRSQTLLLDEDEDDLDALDADGENGLSVSLSTARPPKPNQNKPATPTVAASKGRRAKPKTDGGEQRGRSQRENRANRDRKNTDRPESVVLQGNFNIRELSELVNVPETDIIKQLFSKGIAVNITQTLDLDTAKLVVGELGIAVETPEERAAATKTEMLDLEDLEKLQRRPPVVTIMGHVDHGKTTLLDSIRKTKVAQGEAGGITQHIGAYHVDVEHEGQSHQVVFLDTPGHEAFTAMRARGTKVTDVAVLVVAADDGVQPQTKEAISHARAAEVPIVVAINKMDKIQSEPDRVKQELAEQGLLAEEWGGDTVMVPVSAIKGENLDTLLEMIILVSEMAELSANPDRPAKGTVIEANLDKSRGPVATLLVQNGTLRVGDCIVAGSSFGKIRAMIDDRGDRVDVATPSFAVEVLGLNDVPSAGDEFDVFPSEKEARAIAQDRAQVQRESRLQQAVSSRRVTLSSLSAQAKEGELKELNLIIKADVQGSVEAILGSLAQLPQNEVQIRVLLSAPGEITETDVDLAAASGAVVVGFNTDLAPGAQHAADQEGVDVREYNIIYKLLDDIQGAMEGLLEPEEIEEYLGTVEVRAVFTIGKGAVAGCYVQSGKVMRNRRIRVRRKGEVIYDGPLDSLKRMKDDVREVNTGFECGIGVNKFHDWQEGDSIEAYQMVTKRRTLSPA; encoded by the coding sequence ATGAACAACGGAAAAACTCGCATTTACGAATTATCAAAAGAATTGAATTTGGAAAATCGAGATATTTTAAATATTTGTGAACAGCTTAATATAGCTGTGAAAAGTCATAGCAGTACGATTACAGAATCTCAGGTCGAACGGATTCGTGCTGCATCGAAACGCTACAAGTCTGGTCAAATGGGCAACAAGCAATCAAGTCATCCGGCTACTAATTCTGGTGGGACTTCAAACCCTAAACCGAAAGGGCCTCGAAAACCCCAAATTCGAGGCATTGTCAAACATGCGGAAGAGACGGGAGAAGTGAGTAGTGCTAATGGATCCCCGACACTAACTCCCCCTCCGAGTCGCCAAGGCATGAACAAGGTTAGCAGTCAGGTTAGCAGTGAGGAGGAAAGCAGTCCACTGGTTAAACCGCCAGCCCGTCCTAATCCTAAGGTGCAAGCTCCGGTGAAACCTGCGGCGAGCAGCGAGGCAGTACAACCGCCAGCCGAGGTTGAGGCACCGGATTTGTTGTCTCCACCCCCTCGGCCCCAACCCCCTCAAAAGAATAAGTTAGAGGTACGTCCAGTTCTCAAACGGAATCGGAAGGGAGAAGGAGAGGAAAAAGAAAAAGCACCAGTCGCCGCCCCAGCCGTGAAAGGGGAATCTCCCAAGATAGGGGAAACTGAGGTCAAACCGCCCAAACTGCAAAAACCACAAAAACCCAAACCGCCTAAAGCGCTGAAACCAGATGGCAAGGGCAAAGATGTTGTCGTCAAAGACCTGAACGACGAAGAGCCGGATTCGGAAACGGCGGAAGAGGTTATTGAGGAAGAAACCCTTTTAGCCCCTCCAGAACGCCCTCAACCCAAGTTAAAACGGCCGCCCTCTCGGAGTAAGCGTCGGGATTGGGAAGAAGAGGAAGAAGAAACGGAAGAAACCGCTAAGGCAAGTAAGAGCGGGAAGGCGAGTAAAACCAGCAAAACCAGCGCCAAACCTAAGCGGCGCTCTCAAACCCTCTTGTTGGACGAGGATGAGGATGATTTGGATGCACTGGACGCTGATGGGGAAAATGGCCTGTCGGTTAGCTTGTCTACAGCCCGTCCGCCGAAACCCAATCAAAATAAACCAGCGACTCCGACGGTAGCGGCGAGTAAGGGACGGCGGGCGAAACCCAAAACCGACGGGGGAGAACAACGCGGGCGATCGCAACGGGAGAATCGAGCCAACCGCGATCGCAAGAATACCGATCGCCCAGAAAGTGTGGTGTTACAGGGCAACTTCAACATTCGGGAACTCTCAGAGTTGGTCAATGTGCCGGAAACGGACATCATTAAGCAACTGTTCTCCAAAGGCATCGCCGTTAATATTACCCAGACCCTCGATTTAGACACCGCCAAACTGGTGGTCGGAGAACTAGGCATTGCGGTAGAAACACCAGAAGAACGAGCCGCCGCCACGAAGACGGAAATGCTCGATCTCGAAGACCTGGAAAAACTCCAACGTCGTCCTCCGGTTGTCACCATTATGGGTCACGTTGACCACGGGAAAACCACCCTGCTGGACTCCATCCGCAAAACCAAAGTCGCCCAAGGGGAAGCCGGAGGCATTACCCAACATATTGGGGCTTACCATGTGGATGTGGAACACGAGGGGCAATCCCATCAAGTGGTCTTCCTAGATACACCGGGTCACGAAGCCTTTACCGCCATGCGCGCCCGAGGAACTAAAGTCACCGACGTAGCGGTGTTAGTCGTGGCCGCCGATGACGGGGTACAACCCCAAACCAAAGAGGCCATCAGTCACGCTCGGGCGGCGGAAGTGCCGATTGTGGTCGCCATTAACAAAATGGATAAAATCCAATCCGAACCCGACCGGGTGAAACAGGAACTAGCCGAACAAGGGTTATTAGCCGAAGAATGGGGCGGCGATACCGTCATGGTTCCCGTCAGCGCGATTAAAGGCGAAAACCTAGACACCCTGTTGGAAATGATCATTCTGGTGTCAGAAATGGCCGAACTTTCGGCGAATCCCGATCGTCCGGCGAAAGGCACGGTCATTGAAGCGAACTTAGATAAATCTCGCGGACCCGTGGCCACCCTGTTGGTCCAAAATGGCACCTTACGAGTGGGGGATTGTATTGTGGCCGGGTCGAGCTTTGGTAAGATTCGGGCGATGATTGATGATCGAGGCGATCGCGTGGATGTGGCTACTCCCTCCTTTGCCGTGGAAGTCCTCGGCCTCAATGATGTTCCGTCCGCCGGGGATGAATTCGATGTCTTCCCCAGTGAGAAAGAAGCCCGCGCCATTGCCCAAGACCGGGCGCAGGTTCAACGGGAAAGCCGTTTACAACAGGCTGTTTCGTCCCGTCGTGTCACCCTGAGCAGTTTATCCGCTCAAGCCAAAGAAGGGGAACTGAAGGAACTCAACCTGATTATCAAAGCCGATGTTCAGGGGTCAGTCGAGGCCATTTTAGGCTCTCTGGCACAATTACCCCAAAACGAGGTACAAATCCGCGTCCTCCTATCTGCCCCCGGTGAGATCACCGAAACTGACGTAGACCTAGCCGCCGCCAGTGGTGCCGTTGTGGTGGGCTTCAACACCGACCTCGCCCCCGGTGCGCAACACGCCGCCGACCAAGAAGGGGTAGATGTGCGGGAGTACAACATCATCTATAAACTCTTGGATGACATTCAAGGGGCGATGGAAGGGTTACTGGAGCCCGAGGAAATCGAGGAATATCTAGGAACCGTGGAAGTCCGCGCTGTCTTCACCATTGGCAAGGGAGCCGTCGCCGGGTGTTATGTCCAATCGGGTAAAGTCATGCGTAATCGCCGCATCCGTGTCCGTCGCAAGGGCGAGGTGATTTATGATGGACCTCTGGATTCCTTAAAACGGATGAAAGATGATGTCCGAGAAGTTAACACCGGATTCGAGTGTGGGATTGGGGTGAACAAGTTCCATGATTGGCAGGAGGGAGACTCCATTGAGGCCTATCAAATGGTGACAAAACGCCGGACTTTATCCCCCGCTTAA
- a CDS encoding YlxR family protein codes for MKPNVRRCVACRKVAPKTSFWRIVRLYPSQTVQLDGGMGRSAYLCPRADCLQAAQKKNRLGRSLKTQVPLTIYEELWQRLNAKIQVPVVKS; via the coding sequence GTGAAACCTAATGTTCGGCGATGTGTTGCTTGCCGTAAAGTAGCTCCGAAAACGTCATTTTGGCGAATTGTTCGCCTCTATCCCTCCCAAACGGTACAATTAGATGGAGGGATGGGGCGTTCTGCCTATTTGTGTCCTCGGGCGGACTGTCTACAAGCGGCTCAGAAAAAGAATCGTTTGGGGCGATCGCTAAAAACTCAAGTTCCCTTAACTATCTATGAGGAACTCTGGCAACGACTGAACGCTAAAATACAAGTGCCAGTTGTTAAGTCCTAG
- a CDS encoding alpha/beta hydrolase, whose amino-acid sequence MLNSILRSALAGTVLTVGVLCTSFNLNAIAAERVVLRYSILEASISVAELADLAERGEVSPELQAYLELANQSPENFREILTKEITVDGVWLSRLLNNSIGERLLDQVSDVIHTPTKQANREALRSALVSSAMTDGKITLIEVLQNYPTSELHINGDRLVEVIQQIEKLRQGLAILGL is encoded by the coding sequence ATGCTAAATTCTATCCTGCGCTCTGCTCTCGCTGGTACAGTGCTGACTGTAGGGGTGCTTTGCACCAGTTTTAATTTAAATGCGATCGCCGCCGAGCGTGTGGTTCTGCGCTACAGTATCCTTGAAGCCTCTATTTCTGTGGCAGAATTAGCCGATTTAGCGGAACGGGGGGAAGTGTCCCCAGAATTGCAAGCTTATTTAGAACTCGCCAATCAAAGCCCAGAAAACTTTAGAGAGATTTTAACCAAAGAAATTACTGTAGATGGGGTTTGGTTATCCCGCTTGTTGAATAATTCAATTGGCGAAAGGCTCTTAGATCAAGTGAGTGATGTGATTCATACGCCAACCAAACAAGCCAATCGCGAAGCGCTACGATCTGCTTTAGTTAGTTCTGCCATGACGGACGGTAAAATCACCCTAATTGAAGTCTTACAGAACTATCCCACCTCTGAACTTCATATTAATGGCGATCGCCTTGTAGAAGTCATTCAGCAAATCGAGAAACTTCGCCAAGGTTTGGCCATCCTGGGCTTGTGA
- a CDS encoding sulfotransferase, translated as MGIPRFQRWEVQKNTLDYFCDRPDSLLVLNIGAGEGWDKLCPFLGLDPLDQPFPYIKKQSLLKSLLNEEAQLIDAPVSA; from the coding sequence ATGGGAATCCCTCGCTTTCAGCGATGGGAGGTTCAAAAGAACACCTTGGATTATTTTTGCGATCGCCCCGACTCCCTCTTAGTCCTCAATATTGGCGCAGGAGAAGGCTGGGATAAACTCTGTCCTTTCTTAGGTTTAGACCCCTTAGATCAACCCTTCCCCTATATCAAGAAACAATCCCTCTTGAAGTCCTTACTCAACGAGGAAGCGCAACTGATTGATGCACCTGTATCTGCTTAA
- a CDS encoding ABC transporter ATP-binding protein: MTTFIASLLPAFQLYIGKLTIDRILATVGQPSSQWSGVFILVLATLILTLLTDSLKELSTYGGQVLSDRFTLYASNILLRQATRLDLAHYEIPEFYDLLSRAQQSGSTYPVRALASFTSFLGQSVKLITLLGLMINFSPLATFLLLLTSIPAFLIGVKFSGKRFKVLRRQTQSGRFADYLQRILTHQDFAKELRLFNLTEHLLKQWYNVKFRFNREAEGLSSQQAWARTGSNLLSKLGFYLTYSWIVVQTLRNQITIGSLTMYAGAFRQAQGAMQGMLEEIASLYEVNLYVSQFFEFLALEPYVKNPDYPHPFPSPIQKRLEFKDVTFTYPGAKKTSLKGLNLVVYPGESIALVGVNGAGKTTLLKLLTRFYDVSAGEITIDGIPLQQFDLTELRQNVGIIFQDFARYHLSVADNIGFGNIKEHHNLKLIRQAGIAAGADEMISNFEHGYHTMLGKIFPGGRELSGGQWQRVGLARAFMSAAQILILDEPTAALDAIAEYDLFQRFRQLAAGKITFLVSHRFSTVRMADRIVVLEGGEIREIGSHQELMAQNGLYAKMFTLQSSSYEI, encoded by the coding sequence TTGACCACGTTTATTGCGTCTCTCTTACCCGCCTTTCAGTTATATATCGGCAAACTGACCATTGACCGTATTTTAGCCACGGTGGGGCAACCCTCCAGTCAGTGGTCAGGGGTGTTTATCCTTGTGTTGGCTACTCTAATCTTAACCCTTCTCACCGATAGCTTAAAAGAACTCTCGACCTATGGGGGGCAAGTTTTAAGCGATCGCTTTACCCTCTACGCTAGTAATATCCTTCTCCGTCAAGCCACCCGTTTAGACCTCGCCCACTACGAAATCCCCGAATTTTACGATCTCCTCAGTCGCGCTCAACAAAGTGGCAGTACCTACCCCGTGCGGGCGCTGGCGAGTTTCACCAGCTTTCTGGGACAAAGTGTGAAGTTAATCACCCTTTTAGGCTTAATGATTAACTTTAGCCCCCTCGCTACTTTTCTCCTATTACTCACCTCAATTCCTGCCTTTTTAATCGGCGTAAAATTTTCTGGTAAACGCTTTAAAGTCCTACGAAGACAAACTCAAAGTGGTCGTTTTGCTGATTATTTACAGCGCATTTTAACCCATCAAGATTTTGCCAAAGAACTGCGGTTATTTAATTTAACAGAACATCTTTTAAAACAATGGTATAATGTCAAATTTAGATTCAACCGTGAAGCGGAAGGACTTTCCTCTCAACAAGCTTGGGCGCGCACGGGGTCTAATTTATTATCTAAACTGGGGTTTTATTTAACCTATAGTTGGATTGTAGTCCAAACCTTACGCAATCAAATCACTATCGGTTCTCTGACCATGTATGCTGGGGCGTTTCGTCAAGCTCAGGGGGCAATGCAGGGGATGTTAGAAGAGATTGCTAGTTTGTATGAAGTGAATCTTTATGTGAGTCAATTTTTCGAGTTTTTGGCCTTAGAACCCTACGTTAAAAACCCTGATTATCCCCATCCTTTCCCCTCACCCATTCAAAAAAGGTTAGAATTTAAGGATGTAACCTTTACCTATCCGGGAGCGAAGAAAACCAGTTTAAAGGGCTTAAATTTAGTGGTTTATCCGGGGGAAAGTATTGCCTTAGTGGGAGTGAATGGAGCGGGAAAAACGACCTTACTTAAGCTTTTAACCCGCTTTTATGATGTGAGTGCCGGGGAAATTACCATAGATGGGATTCCCTTACAACAGTTTGATTTAACGGAATTACGGCAAAATGTGGGGATTATTTTTCAAGACTTTGCCCGCTATCATTTAAGTGTTGCGGATAACATTGGCTTTGGCAATATTAAGGAACACCATAATCTCAAACTCATTCGGCAAGCGGGAATTGCGGCGGGGGCTGATGAAATGATTAGTAATTTTGAACACGGTTATCACACCATGCTGGGGAAGATTTTTCCGGGGGGGCGAGAGTTATCTGGAGGACAGTGGCAACGAGTCGGATTAGCCCGGGCTTTTATGAGTGCTGCCCAGATTCTCATTTTAGATGAACCTACGGCGGCTTTGGATGCGATCGCCGAATATGATCTCTTCCAACGCTTCCGCCAACTTGCGGCCGGAAAAATCACTTTTTTAGTCAGTCATCGCTTTTCCACCGTGCGCATGGCTGATCGGATTGTAGTCCTAGAAGGGGGCGAAATTCGGGAAATTGGTAGTCATCAAGAGTTAATGGCACAAAATGGCCTCTACGCCAAAATGTTCACCCTCCAATCGTCCAGTTATGAAATTTAG
- a CDS encoding sulfotransferase family protein — MNKKIDLVFRTIGERTSDIALDLAIQQIQPNQVHLIENVRPFSAAVQKMLQIDYDCDFVVFMDADCLLMENMQAFLQRNEFPYVDCYVLDKFRGHIHQGVHITRVDVVRLMAQIKPPQNDEKYVLRPESRLRSIALSRMKANKHFKTFRILHDYFQRYDHIYAKMALRELRSRTEENRRELEVAQQYWERYLEDVDFQIAKLAIAQTRAAVPQNSTPAEIDDYIVRLPEIAERAISEFPLPPQPEITSAEIDQQTKKIWSWQLVNVGAGTLEPPAEPRSPYKVFGVGLSRTGTKSLTSALHILGFKVIHYPEDETTLRELMEGNYKFSLLEHFDGITDITVSAFYPQLDQLFPGSKFILTVRDKESWLTSLEKHWFNRPAFDANNQIEKEIHLHIRRFLRSTVYGCYEFNRERMSYVYDLHYLDRRKKTLDFIDGMNYDILQQHTPNCKILL; from the coding sequence ATGAACAAAAAAATTGACCTCGTTTTTCGGACAATTGGCGAGCGAACCAGTGATATTGCTCTGGATTTAGCCATCCAACAAATTCAGCCTAATCAAGTGCATCTGATTGAAAATGTGCGCCCTTTTTCGGCGGCGGTGCAGAAGATGCTCCAGATTGACTATGATTGTGATTTTGTGGTGTTCATGGATGCGGACTGCTTGCTGATGGAAAATATGCAGGCTTTTCTCCAGCGTAATGAGTTCCCTTATGTGGATTGTTATGTGTTAGATAAATTCCGGGGTCATATTCATCAAGGGGTGCATATTACCCGGGTGGATGTGGTGCGGTTGATGGCACAGATTAAACCGCCGCAAAATGATGAAAAATATGTGTTGCGGCCTGAATCTCGACTGCGCTCTATAGCTCTTTCTCGAATGAAGGCTAATAAGCATTTTAAGACGTTCCGTATTTTGCATGATTATTTCCAACGCTACGATCATATTTATGCGAAGATGGCGCTGCGAGAACTGCGGAGTCGCACGGAGGAAAATCGCCGGGAATTGGAGGTTGCTCAACAGTATTGGGAGAGATATCTTGAGGATGTAGATTTTCAGATTGCGAAGTTGGCGATCGCACAAACCCGAGCCGCCGTTCCCCAAAACTCCACCCCGGCGGAGATTGACGACTATATTGTACGTCTCCCCGAAATTGCCGAGCGGGCTATTTCTGAGTTCCCCCTACCCCCCCAACCGGAAATCACCTCGGCCGAAATTGACCAACAGACGAAAAAAATCTGGTCTTGGCAACTGGTCAACGTGGGAGCCGGTACTCTTGAACCCCCGGCTGAACCCCGTTCCCCCTATAAAGTCTTTGGGGTGGGGTTAAGTCGCACGGGAACGAAAAGTCTCACTAGTGCTCTGCACATTTTAGGCTTTAAGGTCATTCACTACCCCGAAGATGAAACTACCTTACGGGAGTTAATGGAAGGGAATTATAAGTTTTCCCTCTTGGAGCATTTTGATGGCATTACTGACATTACGGTATCGGCTTTTTATCCCCAACTGGATCAACTGTTCCCCGGCAGTAAATTTATTTTGACTGTGCGGGATAAGGAAAGCTGGCTCACTTCTCTTGAGAAACACTGGTTCAATCGTCCGGCCTTTGATGCTAACAACCAGATAGAGAAAGAAATTCATCTGCACATTCGGCGCTTCTTACGGAGTACCGTCTACGGGTGTTATGAGTTTAACCGTGAGCGGATGTCCTATGTCTATGACCTGCATTATCTTGATCGTCGGAAGAAGACCCTCGATTTTATCGACGGGATGAATTACGACATATTACAACAGCATACCCCAAATTGTAAAATCCTGCTATAA
- a CDS encoding lipoyl protein ligase domain-containing protein, protein MSTLWRWIPPITADGTTQMNIDHQLFQQHCTGEQPPTLRFYTWHPVALSLGYHQKHYPKHWSELSWQGQKLDIVRRPTGGRAVLHQGDLTYMVVMSGERKQRQELYQEICEFLRLGWAKLGISLNYGQAGRGYIHNPSCFGTATAADLVTPEGYKLIGSAQLRRGSSVLQHGSMRLCPDALLFEQVFGASEGVGDYPMPYGVEEVITVLREAAQEWFGGDWLTQEWQEFR, encoded by the coding sequence ATGTCCACTCTTTGGCGATGGATTCCCCCCATAACAGCCGACGGCACAACTCAGATGAACATTGACCACCAGTTGTTTCAACAACACTGTACCGGAGAACAGCCTCCTACCCTCCGCTTTTATACTTGGCACCCTGTCGCCCTATCCTTGGGATACCATCAAAAACACTACCCAAAACATTGGTCAGAATTAAGCTGGCAGGGGCAGAAACTGGACATCGTGCGTCGTCCAACGGGGGGAAGGGCGGTTTTACACCAAGGGGACTTAACCTATATGGTGGTGATGTCTGGGGAAAGAAAACAGCGTCAGGAACTTTATCAGGAGATTTGTGAGTTTTTACGCCTTGGGTGGGCAAAATTGGGCATTTCCTTGAACTATGGTCAGGCAGGACGGGGATATATTCACAATCCGAGTTGTTTCGGCACGGCAACGGCGGCGGATTTAGTCACACCAGAGGGGTATAAGTTAATCGGGAGCGCCCAATTGCGTCGCGGTTCTTCTGTGTTACAACATGGTTCTATGCGTTTATGTCCCGATGCGCTGTTATTTGAGCAGGTTTTTGGGGCATCGGAGGGGGTTGGGGATTATCCTATGCCTTATGGGGTGGAAGAAGTGATTACGGTGTTAAGGGAGGCCGCCCAGGAGTGGTTTGGAGGGGATTGGTTAACTCAGGAGTGGCAGGAGTTTCGCTAA
- the rimP gene encoding ribosome maturation factor RimP, which translates to MTHPLIPSILELATPLAEQLGLEVVEAVFQTSKSPPVLRVDIRNPTDDTSLDDCERMSRALEEQLDTTGLIPNAYVLEISSPGVSQTLTTDRDFSVFKGFSVLVKTSAPHGGKQQWQGRLQGRDEETVYLNQKGKTLKIPRDLVAQVLLDNPE; encoded by the coding sequence ATGACTCATCCTCTTATCCCATCCATTCTGGAGTTAGCCACCCCCCTAGCTGAACAACTCGGCTTAGAAGTGGTAGAAGCCGTATTCCAAACCAGCAAAAGTCCTCCGGTGTTACGAGTAGATATCCGCAACCCAACGGATGACACCAGTTTAGATGACTGTGAACGGATGAGCCGGGCGCTAGAAGAACAACTAGATACCACCGGGTTAATTCCGAATGCTTATGTCTTAGAAATTTCTAGCCCGGGTGTTTCCCAAACCCTCACAACCGATCGAGATTTTAGCGTGTTTAAGGGCTTTTCGGTTCTCGTCAAAACCTCTGCACCTCACGGGGGGAAACAACAATGGCAAGGTCGCCTACAAGGTCGTGATGAAGAAACGGTGTATCTCAACCAGAAGGGAAAAACCCTCAAAATTCCGCGAGATTTAGTGGCTCAAGTGCTACTGGATAATCCCGAATAA